A part of Candidatus Cloacimonas sp. genomic DNA contains:
- a CDS encoding CotH kinase family protein yields the protein MKKAYLVLCLMLSFVFSMQAQTDFYDMGTVNTIQLFFTQSNWDQILDQLYAAGEDRLIGTAIINGVTYDSVGVRYKGNSSYSANRNKNPFNIKVDHIIEDQLIDGKYGTIKLANGFSDPSLVRETLSYEIARKYMPACKANYANVWVNNVLIGVYTSVEDVDSNFMAEHFHTSGKPRFKCDTNTMGTVTVWGYLGADSTAYMQYYGLESDYGWNTLINFTNTLQNNYANIDQVMNVDQNLWMCAFDNLLVNLDAPINVFHNFYLFGDADNRINPLLWDLNMSFGGFQGGSVSGMQNLDPLRNSTSSTFLLLKNVLNNSHYKKMYIAHMRTMIEENFSNGWYATRAAELQSVCGPSVQNDTNYFYTYANFQANLNSQVGGGSGGPGGGQTVPGITQLMNARATYLLSNTNFAGTIPTMAAQSYSPENPEPGSTLQFTATFANATYAQLGIRQNIASKFTYYQMFDDGAHSDGSANDGVYGISVPISYGDINYYFWAENSSQGMFFPARAEHEYFTIAVSSFTGELFINEIMAKNASFADPNGDFDDWVEIYNPNNYAVDLGGMYMTDSHYSNGISAWTQIPTTNPDVTTIPAHSYKIVWYDEELDQGPLHINDKLGGGADAVYLIDSDGVTLVDSYIWTETTDLNVDDRSIGRLPDGTDNWVLFGTGQTNPCTPGASNQGTVNTLPVIENIAYNPLVTDENSIITISASVSDSDGSINSVQLLYGISDWTLNTVAMSLTENSYTAQIGPFALGSIIKYRIQATDNVSGVTQSPVYTIVIGYSAPILYINELMPSNTATVMDENSEYEDWVEIYNPNNFEVDLAGYYFTDDHYPDTGTSLTQIPTGFTETIIPASGYKIIWFDEDLDQGSLHINTKLSATADAVYLIAPDMLTLIDHIAWTEDLALASDISYGRYPDGSENWVKFGTDFENPVTPGTQNYPTGNSDDSITPVVMRFEVWPNPVRDALNINLKGAKDKYRVKVYNLKGQLVTENVMASDGKNQWDLRDKNGNRISSGIYLIRTQFAGKQFSKKICIIQ from the coding sequence ATGAAAAAAGCATATCTTGTTCTCTGTTTAATGCTTAGCTTTGTTTTTAGTATGCAAGCTCAAACAGATTTTTACGATATGGGAACCGTGAATACAATTCAATTATTTTTTACACAATCCAATTGGGATCAGATTCTTGATCAGCTGTATGCGGCGGGTGAAGATAGATTGATTGGCACAGCAATTATTAATGGAGTAACTTATGACAGTGTAGGAGTTCGTTATAAAGGTAACAGTTCTTACAGTGCAAATCGCAACAAAAATCCTTTCAATATTAAGGTGGATCATATAATTGAGGATCAGCTGATAGACGGAAAATATGGAACTATTAAGCTTGCCAATGGTTTTTCCGATCCTTCTCTTGTGCGGGAGACACTTTCTTATGAAATTGCCCGTAAATATATGCCTGCTTGTAAAGCCAATTATGCCAATGTTTGGGTGAATAATGTCCTCATTGGTGTTTATACTTCCGTGGAAGATGTGGATAGCAATTTTATGGCTGAACATTTTCATACTTCAGGCAAACCACGGTTTAAGTGTGATACAAATACGATGGGAACTGTGACTGTTTGGGGTTATTTGGGTGCTGATTCTACTGCGTATATGCAATACTATGGTTTGGAATCTGATTATGGATGGAACACTTTGATCAATTTTACCAATACGCTCCAAAACAATTATGCCAATATAGACCAGGTGATGAATGTGGATCAAAACTTATGGATGTGTGCCTTTGACAATCTGTTGGTAAATCTGGACGCACCCATCAATGTCTTTCATAATTTTTATCTCTTTGGGGATGCAGATAATAGAATTAACCCTCTGTTATGGGATTTGAATATGTCCTTTGGTGGATTTCAGGGTGGTTCCGTTTCGGGGATGCAAAATTTGGATCCTTTGCGCAATTCCACCAGTAGCACTTTTTTACTATTGAAGAATGTTCTAAATAATTCTCATTACAAAAAGATGTATATTGCTCATATGCGAACAATGATAGAGGAGAATTTTTCCAATGGCTGGTATGCAACTCGGGCGGCAGAATTGCAAAGTGTTTGCGGACCTTCCGTGCAAAACGATACCAATTATTTTTATACCTATGCCAATTTTCAAGCAAACCTAAATAGTCAGGTTGGAGGTGGTTCTGGAGGTCCCGGAGGGGGACAAACCGTTCCTGGCATTACCCAATTGATGAATGCCCGCGCTACTTATCTTTTAAGTAATACTAATTTTGCGGGAACTATTCCGACAATGGCTGCTCAAAGTTACAGTCCTGAAAATCCCGAACCGGGTTCCACTCTTCAATTTACAGCTACTTTTGCCAATGCTACTTATGCTCAGCTGGGCATCAGACAAAACATAGCAAGCAAATTTACTTATTACCAAATGTTTGATGATGGAGCTCATTCCGATGGCTCAGCCAATGATGGCGTTTATGGAATAAGCGTTCCCATTTCTTATGGTGACATAAATTATTACTTCTGGGCAGAAAATTCTTCGCAGGGTATGTTCTTTCCTGCCAGAGCGGAACATGAATATTTTACCATTGCTGTTTCCAGTTTCACGGGAGAGTTATTCATCAATGAAATTATGGCCAAAAATGCCTCTTTTGCAGATCCCAATGGCGATTTTGACGATTGGGTGGAAATTTATAATCCCAATAATTATGCTGTAGATTTAGGTGGAATGTATATGACTGATAGTCATTACAGCAACGGGATAAGTGCCTGGACTCAAATTCCGACAACTAATCCTGATGTTACAACTATCCCGGCGCATAGTTATAAAATTGTGTGGTATGATGAAGAACTTGATCAGGGTCCTTTACATATAAATGATAAATTAGGGGGTGGGGCAGATGCTGTTTATTTAATTGATAGCGATGGTGTCACTCTCGTAGATAGCTATATTTGGACTGAAACAACCGATTTAAATGTTGATGACAGATCAATTGGCAGATTACCAGATGGAACCGATAATTGGGTTTTATTTGGAACGGGGCAAACCAATCCTTGCACTCCTGGCGCTTCCAATCAAGGAACTGTGAATACGCTTCCCGTTATTGAAAATATTGCTTATAACCCACTTGTCACAGATGAAAACAGCATCATAACCATATCTGCCAGTGTTAGTGACAGCGATGGGAGCATAAATAGCGTGCAATTATTGTATGGCATTTCGGACTGGACTTTGAACACCGTTGCAATGAGTTTAACCGAAAACAGCTACACAGCTCAAATCGGGCCTTTTGCTTTGGGTTCTATCATCAAATACAGGATTCAGGCAACAGATAATGTTTCAGGAGTCACTCAATCGCCAGTATATACAATTGTAATTGGTTATTCTGCTCCCATTTTGTATATCAATGAATTAATGCCTTCCAATACTGCAACTGTTATGGATGAAAACAGTGAATATGAGGATTGGGTAGAAATTTATAATCCTAATAATTTTGAAGTTGATTTAGCGGGCTATTATTTTACAGATGATCATTATCCTGACACCGGAACTTCTTTAACTCAGATTCCTACGGGATTTACCGAAACGATTATACCTGCCAGTGGCTATAAAATAATCTGGTTTGATGAAGACCTTGACCAAGGTTCTTTGCATATCAATACTAAATTAAGCGCTACTGCGGATGCGGTTTATTTAATAGCGCCCGATATGTTAACTTTGATAGATCATATTGCTTGGACAGAGGATTTAGCGTTAGCCAGTGATATATCTTATGGAAGATATCCCGATGGCAGTGAAAATTGGGTTAAGTTTGGAACTGATTTTGAGAATCCTGTTACGCCAGGAACGCAAAATTACCCTACTGGCAACAGTGATGATTCTATTACTCCGGTTGTTATGCGTTTTGAAGTATGGCCCAATCCGGTTAGAGATGCGCTAAATATCAATCTTAAAGGTGCCAAAGATAAATACCGGGTGAAAGTGTATAATCTTAAAGGGCAGTTAGTTACCGAGAATGTAATGGCTTCAGACGGTAAAAATCAATGGGATTTACGCGATAAAAACGGCAACCGCATTAGCAGCGGTATATACTTAATCCGAACTCAATTTGCCGGCAAACAATTCAGCAAAAAGATCTGCATCATCCAATAA